One Anguilla rostrata isolate EN2019 chromosome 15, ASM1855537v3, whole genome shotgun sequence genomic window, gtgtttgtgtgcgtgtgagtgtgtggttgcaTATGTTTAGGataaatttcatttcatataatcttcattttttcactgtttcGTTGAAAATGGGAGTGCGGTGTGCTGGGTGAACGGCCGGTGGAAATCTTGAGCCGAGCTACGCCGCCGACGTTCGGTCAGAGATGTGGTTGCAGTCgggggggggtcaaaggtcattatTGCTGGGAGAGCAGGGCGCTCCGGttggctttcattttctctAGTCGTTTGACCAGGTGGCTGTTGCTGGCCTCCAGCTCGTCGAGCTTGTCAAGCGCTGACCGCAGCTGTGCCCGGGAAAAAAAGGGTAGACTGGCGTGAGAAAATcaaatccaatccaatccaatcaaatcaaatgtatttgtatagccCACTTTACAAATATTTGTCACGATACACTTTGCAATGGACACATAAGCTAGCCtatggtggtggtggagaaGAAAAACTCCCCAGGTGGGACCAAAGGACCAGCCAAAAATGGGAGAAAAGTAAAGAAAGGAATCCTGTGCCTCTGTGGGATGTTTGCCTacctctctctgcagcctgcGCTTCTCAGCTTTCAGCTCGTCCTCAACTTTCTCCGCGTTCTCAGAGGCAGACTTGTAGCGTGTCACTTGACCTTCCAACCGTATAACCTGCAGTGACAAGAAGAGAAGGCAGTCCAGTGTGAACTTAGCGGCAGATGCAGTGTAACTTAAATTCAATCATCCTGAACTCTGTACTTACGTTCTGCTCCAAAGCTGTCACCTCCTGCTCTGATTTGACAAGTTTAAACTTGAGGTCACTAATTTGCCTGTTAGCATCTCCTGTGAAGGGGGAAATGTTGGATGTTAGATACAAAAAGGCTGTGCAATACGTTAGTCTTTTAAGTACCTCTTCAACTGAATAGCCCCTTTTAAAGAAAGCAAAGTCTGATAATGAGGTGTGCATCTTTTGATTAAATATACTACAATACAAGTTCCTCTCCATTCCAATCAATAGATATTTATTGTCTTCCAGGGGTGATTTGGTGGCAGCAAAGAAAACGACAGatacacaaagatacacagGACACAACAGACATGGGGAGGGATTTCATGGCCATGAGCATTTCTGATTGTAACTTATATACAGTATCTGCAGCACAGGCCCAGGCGCACGTTAGCGTGGCTTACTTTGGACATCCAGGATGAGTGGGTCGGTGCCGTTCTCCAGGACCTCGCCCTCGGGGCTGGCGCCCTCCTGCGTGCCattcttctgcttctgctccagctgagCCTTCAGCCTCTTCACCTGTGCGGGGCAGACGGGTGGGTCCCCCCCGATTCAGCTCGGGCCACTGCTCCGACCTCAGCCCAAATCACGGTTTAACCAAGGCCCCCGCTCTGACCGTTCAACGGCCCATCGCAGATCAGCTGACTGCTCGGTTTGACAGGTCAGCTGAGCTGCCTGACAGCTCAACACAGCTGTACACTCTGCTATAGGTCCTCCAGGTGCTCAGGATTTTGAGCTTAAAGCAAGATAAATCACAGAAATGTGTGAAGCACAGCTGCGACAGCCAGGCTTACCTGTTCCATCAAAGTCTCCCTCTCATCCACCAGCTTTCTCAGGCGAATCTCTGCAAGAGAAACATTGAAGATGAAATGGCGGTTTGGGATATAAGGCATGAATCAGAACTTATAATATAAGACTCTGGTCTTACAGAAAGATTAGTACAAAGGCTTGGTAGGGTAAGATTTTGTCAATGGTACAACTTTTTGGTGCAGCAAAGGGttatgctgttttgtttgtaatattacatttaaggTAATATTACTTACTGTAGCAAACAGACAATAGAAACTTTGGCCattgaattatttcatttacaaatttAAGGTCCAAGATAGAATGAAAACTCTTTTCCAGAGCTTTGTCTTCATCAAAACATTGAAATACAAACCACTCATCATTCTttgctgagaaaaaaacagtccattATGATCAaagcataaatgtaaaaaagtcaAATGTTAACATACCAGGGAGAGGAGCCAGAATGGTGGGTAAGGGGCTGGGTCAGGGTAGGAGGGGTTTATGTCACATGAGGCATGCAAATGAGCTGATATCCTCTACTGTAGGTTAGCATGCAGACTGTGGAGTGAAGACACAACTACAAAAACCCAATTGTTGTGCTGCTGACATCACACTCGCTTACTCgcttaccctctctctctctctcacacacacacacacacacacacacacacacacacacacacacacacacaaagaatggAATTCTCTCTTAATACTTATTTCTCCATGGCTGTAAGATTAGactgatacattttttgatacaaaaaataaacattagcaCATACCTTAATTTATCTGAGCAAAAAGCTAGGTAAAGTGTAATCAGTAGCTGTTCATTATAAGctgtaaattattaaattttaaatgctgtaaCTGCTACAAAATTCCAAAGGAGTAATATCTTTTTTATATCaaaatttaaatcattttaatttgagcATACATAAATGCTGTAGCAGTCATTTCATATGGTGATGCAAGCTTTCAATTTgacatgcattaaaaatattaaattacaatCAACAAAACATCATGTATTGCATCAGTGTTCATTTTATGTGCTCATAGTCATCATATTACTTTAAGATGGTACTGTATCATAAATTGCACTACAGAATATCATAAGTTATGCAAGTGTGCATTTTCTTAATCAGCATACATCACATGTTCACAGCaggcatatactgtatttgATATCAGAACTGCAACATACATACAACCAGTTTACATAGGGGAATGTGTTAAGCTTGGCATATTGCAGACATCTTACCCATGCATTGTTTCATCTCACCTCTACTCAAGTCAATGTGCAAGTAGTATTAAAATGAGTAATATTTAGTCACTGCTTCAGTCTTCCAAGGCTTATGAAGAAAAAGAATGGGCATGCGAGGACACAAGTGTATTGGCTGAATTGGGTGAGGCAATACACTAAATGTCCAGCAGGTGGTGAAACTGAGCATCTAAGAGAGCCAGGCAACATCTCAGCCAATCTCAAATTTGGTCTGAAGCTCTGTTGCAGGAAAGAAATGCCTGCAACAGTTCATGACGTCCATTTTATTCTATAAGCCTTTTAAGTTCACGGTCAGTAATATTTTGATAGCTAAAAACCCCTGACATGTGTTCAATGTCTTACTCAAATGCCATATAAGGAAAAAGGCTGCAATGGAGCTTCATAATCTCCACCAAGACCAGGACTCAGTCTCAGTCTTCAAATTTTATTAATCATAGAACTTTGTTCTTTACACCTATCACTCGCAAAATGTGACACCCCTTGGCATGTctgtacagcacattttatacaaaaacacatcaagggccatcaaagacaaaaaaccctttatgctttatttcatcataaatatataattcttGCACAGGaaaaagaatgcatttcaggCAGGTACAGCTTTGTCAAAGTATAAGAAAGCACTTTATGTGACCAGTGACCCTTCTTGGCAACCTATCTGCATCAATGCCCAGATGTAagcttgaaaaaacaaaatttaatacTGCTTCAGTCAAAGAGAAGTGAGTCCCGGTTTATAATTTAGTAACTTTACCAGAGAACAAAAAATCCAAACTAACCACAGAACAGCTTTTTTATGGTTCATATGTTCAAGAGCATTAAGAATCCAATTGTATATGGTGTTGCATGCTCACTATGAAgctaaacaaaaacatgacatACTGCTTTAAAGATTCTCTCTGATAGTGACCACTCACAGAACATTAGGATGGTTCTACATGGGGATGCCCCATATTCTGAAATCAGTCCAGAAatcagaaatatgtatttttgaaagttttaaagTGTATTACGTTTTACTTTTGTCCTTTTACCATAAAGCAATTCTTTTCTAAAGAGGCTTTGGTACATGACATGGAATGACACTGTTCTTCACACTCTATTAAGCAGGAGTATAGTTAACTGAATAAGCTATTCTCCAATACTCAGTAGTGTTCTTTCTTGCAGTCACTGAATACTAAGAGCGTTTCAAAATACTGCTCATAGTCTAGAGATCTCTTTAACTTAGAACTTTGTAGGCTATTTTTGAGGTGAGTTATCTGTTAATTGCCTATTTAAATGATTATACTTTTAGAATTAGTTCATTTCAGTTGGTGAAATAAGCACTGCAGCCGTAATTCACAGCAGAAAGAATATCTCAAACTTAATGACGACTGAAACAAAACCAAGTGACTAAAATGTTATTTGCTGATAATTGATTTACAGATTTAAACATTTGCAAACTGCATATATCATCATTTATCAACAACTGGAAATAACCATACAATTGACAAGAATAACCTAACCTAGATaaccaatataaaaaaataaatacaccttCTGTTGTATACTATCCTTACTGTAAACTATAAGCCAAAATACAATTACTGTGTGattaaattaaagtattttaaatttaaccaaTTTTACATCTTCATGTAAATATTCATGAGAAATAATCAGATACATTTAAGAGGATTTTCTGCACAGCATATTGCCTCATCAATGTCATGAATATTCCTGGCACAAATGTAcaatttcttggaaaaaaaattaaagagggAAATCAAAGTGAATAACGTCAGGCTCAGAATTGCACTTCTTAGTGCAGCTATCCTTTTTGTTAAAGTGTTACTAAATATCAAACAGGAACTGAATGCAATACTTCCTGCAAGAAGTAAAGGGGTAcaatcaaaacaacattttctgtaaaacacCTGACAATACAAGGGTTTAAGGATAACCTAAAGCAACTAATAGTAATAATGGATAATTGCAATTCATTGAAACAGTTCTGATAATTGTAAACACGTTGTGGTGGATATGCTGCTATTGTAAGTGTGTCCAACAAGGACACACTACATTCAGTGTAACATTATAAGCCCCTATTAAAACACATATACTAAAATAAGCATGAAATTGCCATATTATAAATCACTCCTTCTTAACTGCAGTGCATACTATGTAAAAACATGAagttaaaaacatgaaaacatgttttatgcCACCCACCATAAAGCCCATCTTTCCATAGAAAACTTTCTTTGATAGGTTCAGAGCCAAGAATGTTTTATGTATGCTTTAAGACGACTATGAATTAGACTTGACATGTGACATCCTAGAGTATCAGTGATCTAAGAAGGATCAGGCTTGTAGGACTAAGACATGCGACAGTCTTCTTTGCCTTTACCCTTGCCTTTCTTATTGCTCTTGGATGAATCTCTCCTGCCATTTTGTTCGTTGGTCTGTGATACACTTTCCTCCGTTTCCTGGCTGGCCGTTCTCTGCGTGACATTTCTCTCTGCTGCAGTCGTACATGTCCCTTCCTCAAATACGTCCTCTCCTGGTTGAGTCTCATTTTGCACTTTATCAACCTGCGCTGTGTCCGGCTCGTATCTTGGCTCTTCAGATTTGGTCAAGTGGGCCTCCACATTATCTTGGGTCTCGTTTTGGTCGGTCCCCGCTTGGGGTTCGGCCTTGCTGCCATCCTCCTGTTCTCCCCCACCTTCTGTGGGTGTTGATCCTGCTCCTTCATCCTCATGGGTCCCTCCTCCTGAGACCAAATTTGCTGACACTTCAAGATCatcctcaaattcaaatgattcTCCTTCCTCATTTTCATCCTCCTCCTTGTGGTTGTCCACCTCCTCCTGGGGCAGAGGCTCAACCTCATCCAGCTTTTCTTCTACCACCAATGTGTCTTCCTCTTCTTTGGATAGGCCCTCATCTATCATGCTGTCTACCTGCTGCTGGTCAGCAGAttccccactctctcttcctGAGTCCTGGCTATTTGTTTCAGTGCTGGAAGTGCCCAGTCCTTCAGCATCATCACAGTGTTCTTTCCCAGGGCAATTCCCATCTTCTGTgatcccctgccccccttctgTAGATTCTTCTCCGTGTCCcatactgccctctggtggtacGTTTACACTGGCATCCTCTTCTGGTATTGCCATATTCTCTGACTCTTCCGTCTCTTGCTCCACAGAGTTGTCTATGGATGGCTGCTTTTCTCCAGGAAAGTCAGGTGAATCAGTCAGCTCATCCTGCATCAGTGATTCAGCCTCCTTACAGCTGTCAAGGTCTTCAGTTGCTCCTGTCTCAGATGGTGCGGCAGCCAGTTCTTCCGTTTCTGAGGATGGACTTAAGAGTACACATTCCTGGGTGCCTTgattctccacactttcctgtGATGGTGCTTTTACACTGGGGTCCTCTTCTGGTATCGCTATGTTCTCTGGCTCTTCCCTCTCTAGCTCCACAGAGTTGTCCACAGATGGCTGCTTTTCTTCAAGAATGTTGAGTGGGTCAGTCGGTTCATCCTGCAACAGTGATTCGGCCTCCTCACAGCTGTCAATGTCTTCAGTTGTCCCTGTCTCAGGTGGTGCAGCAGCCAGGTCTTCAGTTTCTATGGATAGACTTGAGGGCACATATTCCTGGGTGCCCTGGCTCCCCTGAGGTTGCACCTtgttcctgtctgtgcctgtctccATTTCCTCCAAGCTTTGCTCTTGGGCAGAGCCTAAGTTAACACAATCTGCAATATATGTAGTCAGGTCAGATTCAGATTTACCTGCATTTTCAACCTCCTGGTCAAGCGCACTTTCACCCTTGAGGTCATCTGTGTTCTCAAGCTTTGGGTTTGGTTCATTTGCAGCCACTGGGTCACCAGTCTTGCCGGCCTCTGCCTCTTGAGTTTCAGGGCTTTGTTCTTCCTTCACCTCTTCTGTGTCATTTCTTGTCTGAGTTTCCACCTGAGAAGCAGGCCCTGACAGCTGAGTGTCCTCCACCTTCTCAAACCCGTCGGCATTATCAGCACCAGCTGCGGACATGGGACAGCCCTCCAGAGGCTtgactttctctgtttttgccAAGATTTCGACTGCCTCATTATTAGCCCGTTCTCCTTCAAAGAGTGAGGGTTTGTTCTCTCTATTAGTCATGGTATCATCCTCCAAGCCTTCCGGTAGAGTGCTGGTCTCAGATTTCTCCCCTTTTTCTGATGTGAGGTGCTCCCTGCTGGATATCTCAGCTTGCTCTACTAACTCTTCCACTGTACTTACGCTGCTCTCCGGCATGTCCCCATCATCGTCATCTGGTTTTTCACATTCTTTGGAGCTGCTCTCATGCACTCCACCTTTCTTgcctttcttcttcctcttttttttcttttttcctgaggCGCCACTTCGATCTTGTTGCGGTGTATTCGTGGCCGTCTGTGCAGGGGGTTCTTCTGCTTTCTGTTGGCTCTGTTGAGCTGTCGGAGGATGAGGCAAGCCTGTGGTCAAAGAGTCACCTGACTGAGCTTTGTCCTGATCAGCGCCATTGAGTTGCTTTGAATCCATGGCAAAAGTCCCTGGTCCTTGTTCCATATTGGGGACCTCTGTTGAGCCAGGATCCTTTGCGGCCAAACTTGAACACTTCTCGTCATCCTCACCACTCTTCATGTCCCCAAACTCACCCATTTTAGCTGATTTCAAAACTTTTTCTGCCCCATCTCTGTCTCTAAACTCCTCTATCTCACTTCCCTGTTCTGGGCTGAGATGGTTGGTTTCTAGCCATTCGGCTGTGTCTTTGCTGTCATTCTTGTGGCACTCCAGTGCACTGCTCTCTGCAGCGTTTTCCAACATGTCTTCAATTTGGATGGATCCATCCACACATGATTCTGTATTTTCAAAGCCCTCTTTGAAATCCCCCTGTGCTGCATCTTGTACTGCATTTAGATTTTCATACGCTACTTCGTCCTTTGATTTTTCCTGTACAAGGGCTTCACTAACTGATCTGGCTTCTAGATTATTCTCAGCAGCACTTTCCACCTCTCCTAACCCAGCACTGTTACATCTTTCACCTACATCTTCTGACCTCTCATGAATGACCTTGTTCTCTCCCTTATCTGCGCTGTTTCCTACACTTTCTACTTCACCCGTCATCTCT contains:
- the lrrfip1a gene encoding uncharacterized protein lrrfip1a isoform X28; its protein translation is MGTQGTGRKRIPNRERLTAEDDALNQIARQAEARLAAKRAARAEAREIRMKELERQQKEIYQVQKKYYGLDNKWGDIEQWMEDSERYSRHSRRNTSVSDDEERMSVGSRGSLRPSEYSGFLGSNSRASSRASSARASPVVEERSDRDFLEKGSRTASTLSAATLASLGGTSSRRGSGDTALSVDTEASIREIKDSLVEVEEKYRKAMVSNAQLDNEKSNLMYQVDTLKDSLMELEEQLCEARREFEAKAKDFEREKYAHSVLQFQFNEMKETLKQSEELLTEIRQLRMKQDGFVREISDLQETVEWKDKKIGALERQKEYSDAIRNERDELRDEVVQLKDVLKKHGIVLGADLTTNGEAGEGVLDGLANADSATRLAQDSQTPHAGGDGMLGKVKEAQLGGRDVEEVDSGAVLDKASVHLKKRQQGQTESLEEHDKTMIPGHPSEDHVSSQNSSRYCEITERQYPEKVRSDSTTSTDEVAPVDTGHSNGVESYACPHSITESDNRPVCHPEVQVVITGPEEEMTGEVESVGNSADKGENKVIHERSEDVGERCNSAGLGEVESAAENNLEARSVSEALVQEKSKDEVAYENLNAVQDAAQGDFKEGFENTESCVDGSIQIEDMLENAAESSALECHKNDSKDTAEWLETNHLSPEQGSEIEEFRDRDGAEKVLKSAKMGEFGDMKSGEDDEKCSSLAAKDPGSTEVPNMEQGPGTFAMDSKQLNGADQDKAQSGDSLTTGLPHPPTAQQSQQKAEEPPAQTATNTPQQDRSGASGKKKKKRKKKGKKGGVHESSSKECEKPDDDDGDMPESSVSTVEELVEQAEISSREHLTSEKGEKSETSTLPEGLEDDTMTNRENKPSLFEGERANNEAVEILAKTEKVKPLEGCPMSAAGADNADGFEKVEDTQLSGPASQVETQTRNDTEEVKEEQSPETQEAEAGKTGDPVAANEPNPKLENTDDLKGESALDQEVENAGKSESDLTTYIADCVNLGSAQEQSLEEMETGTDRNKVQPQGSQGTQEYVPSSLSIETEDLAAAPPETGTTEDIDSCEEAESLLQDEPTDPLNILEEKQPSVDNSVELEREEPENIAIPEEDPSVKAPSQESVENQGTQECVLLSPSSETEELAAAPSETGATEDLDSCKEAESLMQDELTDSPDFPGEKQPSIDNSVEQETEESENMAIPEEDASVNVPPEGSMGHGEESTEGGQGITEDGNCPGKEHCDDAEGLGTSSTETNSQDSGRESGESADQQQVDSMIDEGLSKEEEDTLVVEEKLDEVEPLPQEEVDNHKEEDENEEGESFEFEDDLEVSANLVSGGGTHEDEGAGSTPTEGGGEQEDGSKAEPQAGTDQNETQDNVEAHLTKSEEPRYEPDTAQVDKVQNETQPGEDVFEEGTCTTAAERNVTQRTASQETEESVSQTNEQNGRRDSSKSNKKGKGKGKEDCRMS
- the lrrfip1a gene encoding leucine-rich repeat flightless-interacting protein 1 isoform X31 encodes the protein MGTQGTGRKRIPNRERLTAEDDALNQIARQAEARLAAKRAARAEAREIRMKELERQQKEIYQVQKVSDDEERMSVGSRGSLRVEERSDRDFLEKGSRTASTLSAATLASLGGTSSRRGSGDTALSVDTEASIREIKEIHELKDQIQDVEAKHMQSLKEVKDSLVEVEEKYRKAMVSNAQLDNEKSNLMYQVDTLKDSLMELEEQLCEARREFEAKAKDFEREKYAHSVLQFQFNEMKETLKQSEELLTEIRQLRMKQDGFVREISDLQETVEWKDKKIGALERQKEYSDAIRNERDELRDEVVQLKDVLKKHGIVLGADLTTNGEAGEGVLDGLANADSATRLAQDSQTPHAGGDGMLGKVKEAQLGGRDVEEVDSGAVLDKASVHLKKRQQGQTESLEEHDKTMIPGHPSEDHVSSQNSSRYCEITERQYPEKVRSDSTTSTDEVAPVDTGHSNGVESYACPHSITESDNRPVCHPEVQVVITGPEEEMTGEVESVGNSADKGENKVIHERSEDVGERCNSAGLGEVESAAENNLEARSVSEALVQEKSKDEVAYENLNAVQDAAQGDFKEGFENTESCVDGSIQIEDMLENAAESSALECHKNDSKDTAEWLETNHLSPEQGSEIEEFRDRDGAEKVLKSAKMGEFGDMKSGEDDEKCSSLAAKDPGSTEVPNMEQGPGTFAMDSKQLNGADQDKAQSGDSLTTGLPHPPTAQQSQQKAEEPPAQTATNTPQQDRSGASGKKKKKRKKKGKKGGVHESSSKECEKPDDDDGDMPESSVSTVEELVEQAEISSREHLTSEKGEKSETSTLPEGLEDDTMTNRENKPSLFEGERANNEAVEILAKTEKVKPLEGCPMSAAGADNADGFEKVEDTQLSGPASQVETQTRNDTEEVKEEQSPETQEAEAGKTGDPVAANEPNPKLENTDDLKGESALDQEVENAGKSESDLTTYIADCVNLGSAQEQSLEEMETGTDRNKVQPQGSQGTQEYVPSSLSIETEDLAAAPPETGTTEDIDSCEEAESLLQDEPTDPLNILEEKQPSVDNSVELEREEPENIAIPEEDPSVKAPSQESVENQGTQECVLLSPSSETEELAAAPSETGATEDLDSCKEAESLMQDELTDSPDFPGEKQPSIDNSVEQETEESENMAIPEEDASVNVPPEGSMGHGEESTEGGQGITEDGNCPGKEHCDDAEGLGTSSTETNSQDSGRESGESADQQQVDSMIDEGLSKEEEDTLVVEEKLDEVEPLPQEEVDNHKEEDENEEGESFEFEDDLEVSANLVSGGGTHEDEGAGSTPTEGGGEQEDGSKAEPQAGTDQNETQDNVEAHLTKSEEPRYEPDTAQVDKVQNETQPGEDVFEEGTCTTAAERNVTQRTASQETEESVSQTNEQNGRRDSSKSNKKGKGKGKEDCRMS
- the lrrfip1a gene encoding golgin subfamily A member 4 isoform X32; this translates as MGTQGTGRKRIPNRERLTAEDDALNQIARQAEARLAAKRAARAEAREIRMKELERQQKEVSDDEERMSVGSRGSLRVEERSDRDFLEKGSRTASTLSAATLASLGGTSSRRGSGDTALSVDTEASIREIKEIHELKDQIQDVEAKHMQSLKEVKDSLVEVEEKYRKAMVSNAQLDNEKSNLMYQVDTLKDSLMELEEQLCEARREFEAKAKDFEREKYAHSVLQFQFNEMKETLKQSEELLTEIRQLRMKQDGFVREISDLQETVEWKDKKIGALERQKEYSDAIRNERDELRDEVVQLKDVLKKHGIVLGADLTTNGEAGEGVLDGLANADSATRLAQDSQTPHAGGDGMLGKVKEAQLGGRDVEEVDSGAVLDKASVHLKKRQQGQTESLEEHDKTMIPGHPSEDHVSSQNSSRYCEITERQYPEKVRSDSTTSTDEVAPVDTGHSNGVESYACPHSITESDNRPVCHPEVQVVITGPEEEMTGEVESVGNSADKGENKVIHERSEDVGERCNSAGLGEVESAAENNLEARSVSEALVQEKSKDEVAYENLNAVQDAAQGDFKEGFENTESCVDGSIQIEDMLENAAESSALECHKNDSKDTAEWLETNHLSPEQGSEIEEFRDRDGAEKVLKSAKMGEFGDMKSGEDDEKCSSLAAKDPGSTEVPNMEQGPGTFAMDSKQLNGADQDKAQSGDSLTTGLPHPPTAQQSQQKAEEPPAQTATNTPQQDRSGASGKKKKKRKKKGKKGGVHESSSKECEKPDDDDGDMPESSVSTVEELVEQAEISSREHLTSEKGEKSETSTLPEGLEDDTMTNRENKPSLFEGERANNEAVEILAKTEKVKPLEGCPMSAAGADNADGFEKVEDTQLSGPASQVETQTRNDTEEVKEEQSPETQEAEAGKTGDPVAANEPNPKLENTDDLKGESALDQEVENAGKSESDLTTYIADCVNLGSAQEQSLEEMETGTDRNKVQPQGSQGTQEYVPSSLSIETEDLAAAPPETGTTEDIDSCEEAESLLQDEPTDPLNILEEKQPSVDNSVELEREEPENIAIPEEDPSVKAPSQESVENQGTQECVLLSPSSETEELAAAPSETGATEDLDSCKEAESLMQDELTDSPDFPGEKQPSIDNSVEQETEESENMAIPEEDASVNVPPEGSMGHGEESTEGGQGITEDGNCPGKEHCDDAEGLGTSSTETNSQDSGRESGESADQQQVDSMIDEGLSKEEEDTLVVEEKLDEVEPLPQEEVDNHKEEDENEEGESFEFEDDLEVSANLVSGGGTHEDEGAGSTPTEGGGEQEDGSKAEPQAGTDQNETQDNVEAHLTKSEEPRYEPDTAQVDKVQNETQPGEDVFEEGTCTTAAERNVTQRTASQETEESVSQTNEQNGRRDSSKSNKKGKGKGKEDCRMS
- the lrrfip1a gene encoding golgin subfamily A member 4 isoform X2, whose amino-acid sequence is MCGNADDPRYRSLSMNDILTYFNNCKEAEARLAAKRAARAEAREIRMKELERQQKEIYQVQKKYYGLDNKWGDIEQWMEDSERYSRHSRRNTSVSDDEERMSVGSRGSLRSDLDPAGAYGGASVGGSTHSLKKSKKKKKKHSRASNGYEDDYSIISSRSSRLSDESKASRPPRLDLQLGNYSSSDLYSTNSLPSSRLPSSTQNGSRPSLLCSDAPHSRSLRGSVYEDSLYSSARRFSGSSSRAPSEYSGFLGSNSRASSRASSARASPVEDSGSVASILRSAASGSSVIRSLDDISIPELPDVEERSDRDFLEKGSRTASTLSAATLASLGGTSSRRGSGDTALSVDTEASIREIKEIHELKDQIQDVEAKHMQSLKEVKDSLVEVEEKYRKAMVSNAQLDNEKSNLMYQVDTLKDSLMELEEQLCEARREFEAKAKDFEREKYAHSVLQFQFNEMKETLKQSEELLTEIRQLRMKQDGFVREISDLQETVEWKDKKIGALERQKEYSDAIRNERDELRDEVVQLKDVLKKHGIVLGADLTTNGEAGEGVLDGLANADSATRLAQDSQTPHAGGDGMLGKVKEAQLGGRDVEEVDSGAVLDKASVHLKKRQQGQTESLEEHDKTMIPGHPSEDHVSSQNSSRYCEITERQYPEKVRSDSTTSTDEVAPVDTGHSNGVESYACPHSITESDNRPVCHPEVQVVITGPEEEMTGEVESVGNSADKGENKVIHERSEDVGERCNSAGLGEVESAAENNLEARSVSEALVQEKSKDEVAYENLNAVQDAAQGDFKEGFENTESCVDGSIQIEDMLENAAESSALECHKNDSKDTAEWLETNHLSPEQGSEIEEFRDRDGAEKVLKSAKMGEFGDMKSGEDDEKCSSLAAKDPGSTEVPNMEQGPGTFAMDSKQLNGADQDKAQSGDSLTTGLPHPPTAQQSQQKAEEPPAQTATNTPQQDRSGASGKKKKKRKKKGKKGGVHESSSKECEKPDDDDGDMPESSVSTVEELVEQAEISSREHLTSEKGEKSETSTLPEGLEDDTMTNRENKPSLFEGERANNEAVEILAKTEKVKPLEGCPMSAAGADNADGFEKVEDTQLSGPASQVETQTRNDTEEVKEEQSPETQEAEAGKTGDPVAANEPNPKLENTDDLKGESALDQEVENAGKSESDLTTYIADCVNLGSAQEQSLEEMETGTDRNKVQPQGSQGTQEYVPSSLSIETEDLAAAPPETGTTEDIDSCEEAESLLQDEPTDPLNILEEKQPSVDNSVELEREEPENIAIPEEDPSVKAPSQESVENQGTQECVLLSPSSETEELAAAPSETGATEDLDSCKEAESLMQDELTDSPDFPGEKQPSIDNSVEQETEESENMAIPEEDASVNVPPEGSMGHGEESTEGGQGITEDGNCPGKEHCDDAEGLGTSSTETNSQDSGRESGESADQQQVDSMIDEGLSKEEEDTLVVEEKLDEVEPLPQEEVDNHKEEDENEEGESFEFEDDLEVSANLVSGGGTHEDEGAGSTPTEGGGEQEDGSKAEPQAGTDQNETQDNVEAHLTKSEEPRYEPDTAQVDKVQNETQPGEDVFEEGTCTTAAERNVTQRTASQETEESVSQTNEQNGRRDSSKSNKKGKGKGKEDCRMS